Proteins from a single region of Butyrivibrio fibrisolvens:
- a CDS encoding MBOAT family O-acyltransferase encodes MSSLTDLIFIFRFVPCFILIYYIVPATMRMWVLFFGSFIFYTLGEPRWCLVLLGATIFNYILGKWTSLQRKSFLILAVSFDAGLLMLFKILGLTISIDFLPIGISFYTFKMIAYQADLYTGKIKERPDFVTTASYFYFFPQLLQGPIMRPDKMYSSAIWIDSDVSTRKERIGIYLNNIEDGLKYFIAGMAMKVLIADHLAVLWKDLHTIGYESISTPLAWIGALAYSLDLYFDFWGYSLMAAGLGVALGFPFVKNFNHPYAALGVRDFYRRWHMSLGTWFRDYIYIPLGGNRRGDFRGILNLLLVWLLTGIWHGITPNYIIWGMFLYVLILSEKYIISVNKNLFNIVSRLNVFLMIPISWVIFAISDMERLTVYMTRLFPFFGISGYVNTSDYIKYSTLYWPYIVPGLVLLIPRVFDFCEKKRKHPVAVVVLFVLFWLCIFSIANTAGNPLMYLRF; translated from the coding sequence ATGTCATCACTTACAGATCTTATTTTTATTTTTAGATTTGTTCCGTGTTTTATACTTATATATTATATAGTGCCTGCAACCATGCGCATGTGGGTACTTTTTTTCGGAAGCTTTATTTTTTATACTCTCGGAGAACCCAGGTGGTGCCTGGTTCTTCTTGGCGCGACCATTTTTAATTATATTTTGGGAAAATGGACTTCGCTTCAGAGAAAATCTTTTTTGATCCTTGCAGTCTCTTTTGATGCAGGGCTTCTTATGCTATTCAAAATCCTGGGATTAACCATTTCCATAGATTTTCTTCCTATAGGAATCAGTTTCTATACCTTTAAGATGATCGCTTATCAGGCAGATTTATATACGGGTAAAATCAAAGAACGCCCGGACTTTGTTACGACTGCCTCGTATTTTTATTTCTTCCCCCAGCTCTTGCAGGGCCCTATCATGCGCCCTGATAAGATGTACAGCAGTGCCATATGGATAGATAGTGATGTCTCTACAAGAAAAGAGCGTATAGGAATCTATCTTAATAATATAGAAGACGGACTTAAATATTTTATCGCCGGAATGGCTATGAAAGTCTTAATAGCAGACCACCTTGCAGTACTGTGGAAAGACCTTCATACGATAGGCTACGAGAGTATCTCTACACCTCTTGCATGGATTGGCGCGCTTGCCTATTCCCTTGACCTTTATTTTGATTTCTGGGGATATTCACTTATGGCAGCAGGACTTGGAGTAGCCTTGGGATTCCCGTTTGTAAAGAACTTTAACCATCCATATGCAGCGCTTGGTGTCAGAGACTTTTACAGAAGATGGCATATGAGCCTTGGAACCTGGTTTAGAGACTATATCTATATTCCTCTTGGAGGCAACAGGAGAGGCGATTTCAGAGGCATTTTAAACCTTTTACTGGTATGGCTTTTGACAGGCATCTGGCATGGAATAACCCCTAATTACATTATCTGGGGAATGTTTTTGTATGTATTGATCTTATCGGAAAAGTATATAATATCAGTCAACAAAAACCTTTTTAACATAGTTTCAAGACTAAATGTATTCCTTATGATCCCGATATCCTGGGTCATATTTGCAATAAGCGACATGGAAAGACTCACGGTCTACATGACAAGGCTGTTCCCCTTCTTTGGAATAAGCGGCTATGTCAACACCAGTGACTACATCAAGTACAGCACCCTTTACTGGCCATATATAGTGCCGGGACTTGTGCTCCTTATACCGCGTGTCTTTGATTTTTGTGAAAAGAAAAGAAAGCATCCTGTTGCGGTTGTAGTTTTATTTGTACTTTTCTGGCTCTGTATTTTCAGTATTGCAAATACAGCCGGAAATCCGTTGATGTATTTACGATTTTAA
- a CDS encoding GDSL-type esterase/lipase family protein: MSNDNKKKNNFIHSPLLIAVVASSLLVTAYSACQKDGLYSYYNYDYKMPFMTLALRGLADGATPFYVTEDFVEMAQSQDPDYYIDMARTTPEASGGENGSDNGADITAGSGGSQGADDNAGSGSDADSGSSGLDNAGNGNSGGSDSAGTGSSGTSGSAGTDGSGSASTDSSAGTGSSGNAGAGGSSDSQEAASTEPVVEEFPYMTTTGEVDADYFADALFIGDSRTVGLSEYCAELDEQATFYGKVSLSIYEANNKAFVKTSGGKVTLEKALEGKDYKKVYIMVGINEIGYGSTDGWISSYTEVITKIQTACPDAIIYLQAIMHVTREYDNTKAPDASINGVINTRSEALKGLADNRKVFYLDINEVFDDSNGDLQADISFDGVHLKASAYTVWYEYLRTHAAEIPKE, translated from the coding sequence ATGAGTAATGATAATAAGAAAAAGAATAATTTCATACATTCCCCTCTTCTGATCGCGGTTGTTGCAAGTTCGCTTCTTGTGACGGCTTATTCGGCGTGTCAGAAGGATGGGCTGTATTCATACTATAACTATGACTATAAGATGCCATTTATGACACTTGCTCTTCGAGGGCTTGCTGATGGCGCAACTCCTTTTTATGTGACAGAAGATTTCGTTGAGATGGCTCAAAGTCAGGATCCTGATTATTATATCGATATGGCAAGGACTACTCCGGAAGCTTCGGGTGGAGAGAACGGATCTGATAATGGCGCAGATATCACGGCAGGATCTGGCGGTTCTCAGGGAGCTGATGATAATGCGGGATCAGGAAGTGATGCAGACTCTGGATCAAGCGGTCTTGATAACGCAGGAAACGGAAATTCGGGAGGCTCTGACAGCGCAGGAACAGGAAGCTCAGGTACTTCTGGCAGTGCAGGAACAGACGGATCAGGAAGTGCCAGCACAGACAGCTCTGCAGGCACAGGATCAAGTGGTAATGCCGGCGCAGGCGGATCTTCCGATTCTCAAGAAGCAGCTTCAACAGAACCAGTAGTTGAAGAGTTCCCTTATATGACAACGACAGGAGAAGTAGACGCAGATTATTTTGCCGATGCTCTTTTTATAGGAGATTCAAGAACAGTAGGTCTTTCTGAATACTGTGCAGAGCTTGATGAGCAGGCTACTTTTTATGGCAAAGTATCCCTTTCTATATATGAAGCTAACAACAAGGCCTTTGTAAAAACAAGTGGCGGCAAGGTTACACTTGAAAAGGCTCTTGAAGGCAAGGATTATAAGAAAGTCTATATCATGGTCGGTATCAACGAAATAGGATACGGCTCAACAGACGGCTGGATCAGTAGTTATACTGAGGTCATCACTAAGATCCAGACAGCCTGCCCGGATGCAATAATCTATCTTCAGGCTATCATGCATGTAACAAGAGAATATGATAATACCAAGGCTCCGGATGCTTCTATTAATGGTGTTATAAATACAAGAAGTGAAGCTCTTAAAGGGCTGGCGGATAACAGAAAGGTCTTTTATCTTGATATAAATGAAGTATTTGATGATAGTAATGGTGACCTTCAGGCGGATATCTCTTTTGACGGTGTTCATCTAAAGGCTTCAGCATATACAGTCTGGTACGAATATTTAAGGACTCATGCGGCGGAAATTCCTAAGGAATAA
- a CDS encoding SH3 domain-containing protein, whose amino-acid sequence MKATRFRKKSKFNKNVVVIPIATLSAFTIALISFGSYVSHKEKTSVRYAEAATLDMSVYETASGNEQEVSEVTSDTSDLLEDTVLLDGRVDAEVEDEMAYTVTWFESAIPLYTNNNVNLRLGPDTSYDVVSVLLYGTQVVATGSTDNGWYAIDYDGQTLFVTDAYIQDTEPEPLVKTASPVTSASDIIFVGDSRTVGMEYAVKNDDYTWLCEVGKGYYWFKENIDLVDDYAKPGTKVIINLGVNDLGNASKYVELINSYVDLWTSEGMEIYYSAVTPVGDTTVTNEQIEKFNQSLKSGLDSRITWIDSYSYLTENGFSSSDGLHYNNATYTSLYNYYISIVG is encoded by the coding sequence ATGAAAGCAACGAGATTTAGAAAAAAATCAAAATTCAATAAAAATGTAGTTGTTATACCGATTGCAACCCTTTCGGCATTCACTATCGCACTCATTTCTTTTGGATCGTATGTTTCTCATAAAGAAAAAACGAGTGTCAGATATGCAGAAGCAGCTACACTGGACATGTCTGTTTATGAGACAGCAAGTGGTAATGAGCAGGAAGTTTCTGAGGTTACAAGTGATACTTCTGACCTTTTGGAAGATACTGTTCTCCTTGACGGACGTGTTGATGCGGAAGTTGAAGACGAGATGGCTTATACAGTTACCTGGTTTGAAAGTGCAATACCGCTTTACACTAACAATAACGTTAATTTAAGGCTTGGTCCCGATACTTCCTATGATGTTGTTTCAGTACTTCTTTACGGAACACAGGTTGTTGCAACAGGTAGTACCGACAATGGCTGGTATGCGATCGATTATGATGGACAGACTCTTTTCGTAACTGATGCCTACATTCAGGATACTGAGCCGGAGCCTCTTGTAAAAACAGCATCCCCTGTTACATCTGCTTCTGATATCATCTTTGTAGGTGACTCAAGAACAGTTGGAATGGAATACGCTGTTAAGAACGATGATTATACATGGCTTTGTGAAGTAGGTAAGGGATACTACTGGTTCAAGGAAAATATTGATCTTGTTGATGACTATGCAAAGCCGGGAACCAAAGTTATCATCAATTTAGGTGTTAATGACCTTGGTAATGCGTCCAAATACGTAGAGCTTATTAATAGCTACGTTGACCTTTGGACAAGCGAAGGAATGGAGATATATTATTCAGCAGTTACACCTGTTGGTGATACAACAGTTACCAATGAGCAGATAGAGAAGTTCAATCAGTCACTTAAGTCAGGACTTGATTCACGTATTACCTGGATAGACAGCTATTCTTATCTTACAGAGAACGGCTTCTCATCCTCTGACGGTCTTCACTACAACAATGCTACATATACAAGCCTCTATAACTACTACATTTCAATAGTGGGATGA
- a CDS encoding thymidine kinase yields MAKLYFRYGAMGSSKTANALMVHHNYLEKGQNAILLKPKTDNRDGERIIKSRMGLAKECDFVEEFLETADKWISGEDDGWKKLDCVIIDEAQFLSKEQVDKLSLLVDSYDLPVMCYGLRTDFMSNLFPGSKRLMEIADKIEEVPTVCWCGRRAHFNARVVGGKIVREGEQVMLGGDEAYVSVCRRHFRSGEVTGARERDIDYKKSEE; encoded by the coding sequence ATGGCAAAGCTTTATTTCAGATACGGAGCCATGGGCAGCTCAAAAACGGCTAATGCGCTTATGGTTCACCACAATTATCTTGAAAAAGGACAGAATGCAATTTTATTAAAACCCAAAACTGACAATCGCGACGGTGAGAGGATCATCAAATCAAGAATGGGTCTTGCCAAGGAGTGCGATTTTGTAGAAGAGTTCCTTGAAACAGCTGATAAATGGATATCAGGTGAAGATGACGGATGGAAGAAGCTTGACTGTGTTATCATCGACGAGGCGCAGTTCCTTTCCAAAGAGCAGGTTGATAAGCTTTCATTACTGGTAGATTCCTATGATCTTCCTGTTATGTGCTATGGTCTTAGGACAGACTTTATGAGCAACCTTTTCCCAGGATCAAAGCGTCTTATGGAGATCGCTGATAAGATCGAAGAAGTTCCGACTGTATGCTGGTGCGGACGAAGAGCTCACTTTAATGCCAGAGTGGTTGGCGGCAAGATCGTAAGAGAAGGTGAGCAGGTAATGCTTGGCGGAGACGAAGCATATGTATCAGTCTGCCGCAGACACTTTAGAAGCGGAGAAGTTACAGGAGCAAGAGAGCGCGATATAGATTACAAAAAATCCGAGGAATGA
- a CDS encoding helix-turn-helix transcriptional regulator: protein MAKANPAAKAAKKPATAKKATTAKKTEAKKPAAKKTVAKKAVAKKPAAKKEETKKTVAKKAAPAKKAVAKKAPAKKVVAKKAAPAKKVVAKKAAPAKKAVAKKAPAKKVVAKKAAPKKAVAKKAPAKKVTPIKKAVAKKVATKKTAVKKAVAKKAPVKKITSIKKATKKAVAKKVAAAKKAPAKKIAAAKKATVKKIAAAKKPAAKKVAAKKAPAKKVLVADPLKSVSVADRKLAKEQYGKRVKELRQACGLTQSDLSKALGVTPGYISNVENNRTAMSLHILIYFAQLTGQTLDSLVGELEPAYKQSAIDKKINGIVAKLSNKDKEKLVKMLSVWSK, encoded by the coding sequence ATGGCAAAAGCAAATCCTGCAGCAAAAGCTGCAAAGAAACCTGCAACAGCTAAAAAGGCTACAACAGCAAAGAAGACAGAGGCTAAGAAGCCTGCTGCAAAGAAAACTGTAGCTAAGAAGGCCGTTGCTAAGAAGCCCGCCGCAAAGAAGGAAGAAACCAAAAAGACTGTAGCAAAGAAAGCTGCTCCTGCTAAGAAGGCTGTAGCTAAGAAAGCTCCTGCTAAGAAAGTGGTTGCTAAGAAGGCTGCTCCTGCTAAAAAGGTAGTTGCTAAGAAGGCTGCTCCCGCTAAGAAAGCAGTTGCTAAGAAGGCTCCTGCTAAGAAAGTAGTTGCTAAGAAGGCTGCTCCAAAGAAAGCTGTCGCTAAAAAAGCTCCTGCTAAGAAGGTTACTCCTATTAAGAAGGCTGTAGCTAAGAAGGTTGCTACAAAGAAGACAGCTGTTAAAAAGGCAGTTGCTAAGAAAGCTCCTGTAAAGAAGATCACTTCTATCAAGAAGGCTACAAAGAAAGCTGTTGCTAAGAAGGTTGCAGCTGCTAAGAAAGCTCCTGCTAAGAAGATCGCAGCAGCTAAGAAGGCTACTGTAAAGAAGATCGCAGCAGCTAAGAAACCAGCAGCAAAGAAGGTAGCTGCTAAGAAAGCTCCTGCTAAGAAGGTTCTTGTAGCTGATCCTTTGAAGTCTGTATCCGTAGCTGACAGAAAGTTAGCTAAGGAGCAGTACGGCAAGAGAGTAAAAGAGCTCCGTCAGGCATGTGGCCTTACACAGAGTGATCTTTCAAAGGCTCTTGGTGTAACTCCCGGATATATCAGCAATGTAGAGAACAATCGTACAGCTATGTCTCTCCACATCCTGATCTATTTCGCACAGCTTACAGGCCAGACTCTTGATTCACTTGTTGGTGAACTTGAACCTGCTTACAAGCAGTCCGCTATCGATAAGAAGATCAACGGAATCGTTGCAAAGCTCAGCAATAAGGACAAGGAAAAGCTCGTTAAGATGCTTAGCGTATGGTCCAAATAA